In one window of Chitinophagales bacterium DNA:
- a CDS encoding TonB-dependent receptor, with product MKKTLSIAHALRQLKQKAVALFLICFLLVTSVFQSFGRLAAQSITLKVNEMEIGNVLSVIEKQDKVRFLYNSRLKELRQKVSVNKTNADIHEVLQTIFSGTTLTYTQLDTRLIAIRSAESPDADIRVSGKVTNEAGEAIAGASVMVKGSKGGVITDNQGNFTILVSDNATLIISALGFAEVQVPVNKQTSVSVRMTAVAKMIDDVVVVGYGTAKKRDLTGTISSVKGAELERMPNTNPIASLQGKVPGLTIATSGRAGSSPVVRIRGINSTNSASPVYVVDGVLHDDIDFLNPADIESIDVLRDPSSIAIYGLRGANGVIAVTTKRPVRGQMRINFQSTVGVQTVQDKIDVVDAAGFRQLYSAQLANLGATPFDFSNYTANTNWQDQVFRTAVINSNNLSISSSTDKGSTLLNIGYSNQDGVLKYDNYERFLFRLNQEMRLSKDIKIGGDINGSFYRDNPPSASVSNALWAAPIVPIKENNSTYYAMPSFQRAQVGNPVAAMERGNRTSVNEGFRVIGSLFAEVNFLRDFTWKSVVYTDLGFNSSRSYTPLPFTFINLGEGAAPTTTFFDNMARTSVGQSKSQSRRFQQDHTLSYRAPLKNGHSLTALAGFTTIYSYNSSLGGTRRDTSINIPNDPNFWYLNVANQNNPLLNSGGGSESSIMGLFSRVSYNYKGKYLVNATIRRDGSSKFAPANRWGTFGSVGLGWIVSDEEFFNKQKAIQFLKFRTSWGTTGNANGFSDFLWRPGLSNASSAVFGDNVYTAVQAQYIPDSTLRWETVNGLDIGFDLKTLNNRLSFGFTYYNRTTKGILTAVTIPNETRSFFTNLGEISNKGIELTLGWDDKIGKDFSYGVAANLSYNDNVVKSIGSNLDFQILGNGGVNRTITGYSIGHFFGFRQTGIYQTTAQLARVPAFSNSLPGDIAYADINGDGVITQADRQYLGTPFPPYSFGLSLNMAYKGFDFSIEGQGMAGNKIYTQRKTANFATLNYEANRLNAWSGAGTSNIEPILDNTRGNNFLFSTYFLEPGDFFRIRTLQLGYTFNSVRQLGIKSARVFVSGQNVITWSRVTGYTPEPQIGSILGGGADNGVYPVPSIYTFGVNVNF from the coding sequence ATGAAAAAAACATTATCGATTGCACATGCCTTGCGCCAGCTAAAGCAAAAAGCTGTAGCGCTGTTTCTTATTTGTTTTCTCCTCGTAACCAGTGTCTTTCAAAGTTTTGGCCGTCTGGCAGCACAAAGCATTACCCTCAAAGTGAACGAAATGGAAATAGGGAATGTGCTATCTGTGATTGAAAAACAAGACAAGGTTCGTTTTTTGTACAACAGCAGATTAAAAGAGCTTCGTCAGAAAGTATCCGTTAATAAAACGAATGCTGATATCCACGAAGTATTACAAACAATATTTTCCGGTACAACACTTACTTATACCCAACTGGATACCCGTTTAATCGCTATCCGCTCTGCAGAATCTCCTGATGCAGACATTCGCGTAAGTGGTAAGGTTACCAATGAAGCTGGCGAAGCTATAGCCGGTGCTTCTGTTATGGTAAAGGGTAGTAAGGGAGGTGTGATTACCGACAACCAGGGTAATTTCACCATTCTCGTATCAGATAATGCCACACTGATCATTTCAGCACTTGGTTTTGCAGAAGTACAGGTTCCTGTAAATAAGCAGACCAGTGTTAGTGTAAGAATGACAGCTGTTGCCAAAATGATTGATGATGTGGTTGTCGTTGGTTATGGTACAGCAAAGAAGCGTGACCTTACCGGAACGATTTCTTCTGTGAAAGGTGCAGAACTCGAGCGTATGCCCAATACCAACCCAATTGCTTCCTTACAGGGTAAAGTGCCTGGTCTTACCATCGCAACTTCTGGTCGTGCAGGATCTTCTCCTGTTGTGAGAATCCGTGGTATCAACAGTACCAACAGTGCCAGTCCGGTTTATGTTGTGGATGGTGTGTTGCATGATGATATTGATTTTTTGAACCCGGCCGATATTGAGAGTATTGATGTGCTGCGCGATCCATCATCAATTGCTATCTACGGTTTACGCGGTGCCAATGGTGTAATTGCCGTAACCACCAAAAGACCGGTTCGTGGACAGATGCGTATCAATTTTCAGAGCACTGTAGGTGTACAAACAGTACAAGATAAGATTGATGTGGTGGATGCCGCTGGTTTCAGACAACTGTACAGCGCACAGCTTGCAAATTTGGGTGCAACACCATTTGATTTCTCTAACTACACAGCCAATACCAATTGGCAGGATCAGGTTTTCAGAACTGCAGTCATCAATTCCAACAACCTGAGTATTTCTTCCAGCACAGATAAAGGCTCAACACTCCTGAATATTGGTTATTCAAATCAGGATGGTGTGCTGAAGTATGATAATTACGAGCGTTTCCTGTTTCGATTAAATCAGGAAATGCGTTTGAGCAAAGACATCAAGATTGGTGGAGATATCAATGGTAGTTTCTACAGAGATAATCCACCATCAGCAAGTGTGAGCAACGCATTGTGGGCTGCTCCAATCGTACCAATTAAAGAAAACAACAGTACCTATTATGCCATGCCTTCTTTTCAGCGTGCACAAGTAGGTAACCCGGTTGCAGCGATGGAACGTGGAAACAGAACTTCGGTGAATGAAGGCTTCCGCGTAATTGGTAGCTTGTTTGCTGAAGTGAATTTCCTGAGAGATTTTACCTGGAAGAGTGTTGTGTATACTGATTTAGGATTTAACTCCAGCAGAAGCTATACGCCCTTACCATTTACTTTTATCAATCTTGGTGAAGGCGCAGCACCTACCACTACCTTCTTTGATAACATGGCGAGAACAAGTGTAGGTCAGAGCAAGAGCCAAAGCAGACGTTTCCAGCAAGATCATACACTTTCTTATCGTGCACCGCTGAAAAATGGTCATAGCCTTACAGCATTGGCTGGTTTCACAACTATTTATAGTTACAACTCTTCTCTGGGTGGAACAAGAAGAGACACATCTATCAATATTCCCAATGATCCGAATTTCTGGTACCTGAATGTAGCTAACCAGAATAATCCATTGCTGAATAGCGGTGGTGGTAGCGAAAGTTCAATTATGGGTTTATTCAGTAGGGTAAGTTATAATTATAAAGGCAAGTATCTGGTGAATGCAACCATTCGCCGTGATGGTAGCTCCAAATTCGCGCCTGCTAATAGATGGGGTACATTTGGTAGCGTAGGTCTTGGTTGGATTGTTAGTGATGAGGAATTCTTCAATAAGCAAAAAGCTATTCAGTTCCTGAAGTTCAGAACATCATGGGGTACTACTGGTAATGCCAATGGTTTCTCAGATTTCCTCTGGCGTCCAGGTTTGTCAAATGCTTCTTCAGCAGTATTTGGCGACAACGTATATACCGCAGTACAAGCACAGTATATTCCTGATTCAACACTTCGTTGGGAAACTGTAAATGGCCTGGATATTGGTTTTGACCTGAAGACCCTGAACAACAGACTGAGTTTCGGATTTACTTATTACAACAGAACGACAAAAGGTATTCTTACAGCAGTAACCATTCCTAATGAAACCCGTTCTTTCTTTACCAACCTTGGTGAAATTTCCAACAAGGGTATTGAATTAACATTGGGTTGGGATGATAAAATTGGTAAGGATTTCAGTTATGGTGTTGCTGCTAACCTGAGTTACAATGATAATGTGGTGAAATCAATTGGTAGCAATCTTGATTTCCAGATTCTCGGCAATGGCGGTGTGAACAGAACCATTACAGGATATTCTATCGGCCATTTCTTTGGATTCAGACAAACAGGCATATATCAAACAACTGCACAGTTGGCAAGAGTTCCTGCTTTCTCTAATTCTTTACCGGGAGATATTGCTTATGCCGACATTAACGGTGATGGTGTCATTACACAGGCAGATCGCCAATACCTCGGTACGCCATTCCCGCCATACAGTTTTGGTCTTAGTTTAAATATGGCTTATAAGGGCTTTGACTTCAGTATTGAAGGACAGGGTATGGCTGGCAATAAAATTTACACGCAGCGCAAGACTGCCAATTTTGCCACATTGAACTATGAAGCCAACAGATTAAATGCATGGTCAGGTGCAGGTACTAGTAATATTGAGCCGATTCTGGATAATACCCGAGGAAACAACTTCCTTTTCAGTACTTACTTCCTGGAACCGGGTGATTTCTTCAGAATACGCACATTGCAGCTTGGCTACACTTTCAACAGTGTGCGTCAGCTGGGTATCAAATCTGCACGTGTGTTTGTGAGCGGACAAAACGTGATTACCTGGAGTCGTGTTACAGGTTATACACCTGAACCACAGATCGGCAGCATTCTGGGTGGTGGTGCAGATAACGGTGTGTATCCCGTTCCATCTATCTACACATTTGGTGTTAATGTGAACTTTTAA
- a CDS encoding DUF4974 domain-containing protein: MEHLDLFWSLLSRKLAGEASESELQELNALMEVWPELRDSARQAEAVWELPNKPDEEYLEATYLMMRDRLLQNEQSSHIAELETTVEPRRRRPAFLKAVPALLIVSVLMLTAGLVWYTQVGKQSSNLANANPQPVKEVVTNKATKTKLVLPDGTIAWLNAGSKLTYGNWTNANTREVSLMGEGYFDVAKNPQKPFIIHTSVLDVRVLGTRFNLKAYPEEPTTETSLLHGSVEVRLHQQPNKVIRLVPNQKLIVRNIPEMPQATQPKKSLPNFSSEILPLKAVQIGGEASLLVETSWVSNKLAFVDEAFADVARKMERWYDVRIEFNNPRLEELRLTGSFENESLTQAIEALRFIADFKYKIVNDTITIY, encoded by the coding sequence ATGGAGCATCTCGACTTATTCTGGAGTTTATTGAGCAGAAAACTGGCTGGAGAAGCCAGCGAGTCCGAATTGCAGGAACTGAATGCCCTTATGGAAGTATGGCCTGAACTCAGGGATTCTGCCCGTCAGGCGGAAGCTGTATGGGAATTGCCCAATAAACCGGATGAAGAATACCTGGAAGCAACATACCTAATGATGCGGGATCGGCTATTGCAAAATGAACAGTCATCCCATATCGCTGAATTGGAAACTACTGTAGAACCCAGACGACGCAGACCAGCTTTCCTCAAGGCAGTACCTGCTTTGCTGATTGTTTCCGTACTAATGCTAACTGCAGGATTGGTTTGGTATACACAAGTTGGAAAGCAATCTAGTAATCTGGCTAATGCAAATCCTCAGCCCGTAAAAGAAGTGGTTACGAATAAAGCAACCAAGACCAAATTGGTTTTGCCAGATGGCACTATTGCCTGGCTGAATGCGGGTAGTAAGCTTACTTACGGTAATTGGACCAATGCAAATACCCGCGAAGTAAGCTTGATGGGAGAAGGCTATTTTGATGTGGCCAAAAATCCGCAGAAGCCCTTCATCATTCATACCAGTGTGTTGGATGTAAGGGTATTGGGTACCAGATTCAATTTGAAAGCTTATCCGGAGGAACCTACAACTGAAACTAGTTTGCTTCACGGCAGTGTGGAAGTGCGTTTGCACCAACAACCCAATAAGGTTATCAGGCTTGTGCCAAATCAAAAACTGATTGTGCGCAATATTCCTGAAATGCCGCAGGCTACTCAGCCAAAAAAGAGTCTCCCAAATTTTTCTAGTGAAATTCTCCCGCTCAAAGCAGTGCAGATTGGTGGTGAAGCTTCGCTTCTGGTTGAAACCAGCTGGGTAAGCAATAAGCTGGCTTTTGTAGATGAAGCTTTTGCGGATGTGGCCAGGAAAATGGAAAGATGGTATGATGTGCGTATTGAGTTCAATAACCCAAGACTGGAAGAATTAAGGCTTACTGGTTCATTCGAAAATGAATCGCTCACACAAGCCATCGAAGCTTTACGCTTTATTGCTGATTTCAAATACAAAATTGTTAACGATACCATTACTATCTATTAA
- a CDS encoding RNA polymerase sigma-70 factor produces MSQQVPDTNLRDLQRRMALYEDEHAFKALFFAFYVHLTRLSTAITGSKESAEEIVADVFTNLWKGRAAVAEIEDIQLYLYVAVKNNSIHYLKKQQKQQWQSLDAIELEQDWYYQAPDQLELKELENNIRTAIASLPPRARLIFQLAKEDKLPYKHIAALLGISVKTVDNQLAIALKKLSALIGFAATRKKKS; encoded by the coding sequence ATGTCTCAGCAAGTTCCTGATACCAATTTGCGCGACCTGCAACGCAGGATGGCTCTGTATGAGGATGAGCATGCATTTAAAGCTTTGTTCTTTGCATTCTATGTGCATTTAACAAGATTGTCCACCGCAATTACAGGTAGTAAAGAATCTGCTGAAGAAATTGTAGCAGATGTGTTTACCAATTTGTGGAAGGGTAGAGCTGCAGTTGCAGAAATTGAAGATATACAGCTCTATCTCTATGTTGCGGTCAAGAATAATTCGATCCATTACCTCAAGAAGCAGCAGAAACAGCAATGGCAATCATTAGATGCCATAGAACTGGAACAGGATTGGTACTACCAGGCACCTGATCAACTGGAATTAAAAGAATTGGAAAACAATATCAGAACAGCTATTGCCAGTCTTCCGCCTAGAGCCCGACTCATTTTCCAATTGGCCAAGGAAGACAAACTCCCTTATAAGCACATTGCAGCACTCCTGGGCATATCCGTGAAAACGGTAGACAATCAGTTAGCAATCGCACTTAAAAAGCTTTCTGCACTTATTGGTTTTGCGGCTACCCGTAAAAAAAAATCATAA
- the hscB gene encoding Fe-S protein assembly co-chaperone HscB produces the protein MRYFELLELPVSFRVDKALLTKQYFRLQKQYHPDFYADADESEQASVMEISSILNKAYKTLQDPDETIKYILIEKGILLEDEKYPLPNDFLMEMMELNESLMDAKMEGDTPTIDSIRQDIQQREQSLYAHIEHIVAGYQEPMAAETLLPVKDYYFKKKYLNRILAGLD, from the coding sequence ATGCGTTATTTCGAGTTATTGGAATTACCTGTCAGTTTTCGGGTAGATAAGGCTTTACTTACCAAGCAATATTTCCGTCTTCAAAAGCAATATCACCCCGATTTTTATGCGGATGCTGATGAAAGCGAGCAAGCCAGCGTGATGGAAATATCTTCTATACTCAACAAAGCCTATAAAACGCTACAGGACCCAGACGAAACCATCAAATACATTCTTATAGAGAAGGGCATTTTACTGGAGGATGAGAAATACCCCCTGCCCAATGATTTTCTGATGGAAATGATGGAGTTGAATGAATCACTGATGGATGCCAAAATGGAGGGAGATACCCCTACTATTGACAGCATCAGGCAGGATATACAGCAAAGAGAACAATCATTATATGCGCATATTGAACACATTGTGGCGGGCTATCAGGAGCCTATGGCCGCGGAAACGTTGTTGCCAGTAAAAGACTATTATTTCAAGAAAAAATACCTCAACCGTATTTTGGCGGGTTTAGACTGA
- a CDS encoding family 16 glycosylhydrolase encodes MKLNQQAAGFLAVCWFYIMVVLLNFTNMKFMSLSFFLSFFFLLSCSKDSNSGSGNTVPSNLNLTAVVATDNSGTVTFTATANNAASFEYDFGNGVFQNSADGKATYKYPASGNYTVKVTAKSSSGQTLTKSTDISVSVARTLVWSDEFNTGSAPDPAKWIYDIGTGSNGWGNNELQYYTNRSENASVSNGTLKITARRESFSGSAFTSARLLTKTKFTTKYGRIEASIKLPAGVGTWPAFWMLGANIDAVGWPACGEIDIMEHKGSDEGRIYGTLHYPGRSGGNANGLTTTVSNVTTEFHLYAVEWTASTIKISVDGREFFSFANNNTVPFNHEFFILLNLAMGGTFGGPVAPAFTSGTMEVDYVRVYN; translated from the coding sequence ATGAAGTTGAATCAGCAGGCAGCAGGATTTCTGGCTGTCTGCTGGTTTTACATCATGGTAGTACTATTAAATTTTACAAACATGAAGTTTATGTCTTTATCTTTTTTTCTTTCATTCTTCTTTTTGCTTTCCTGTTCTAAGGATAGCAATTCAGGAAGTGGCAATACCGTACCGTCTAATCTGAATCTAACTGCTGTGGTAGCAACAGACAATAGCGGTACAGTTACATTTACGGCAACTGCGAATAATGCTGCCAGCTTTGAATATGACTTCGGAAATGGCGTATTCCAGAATTCAGCGGATGGAAAAGCTACATATAAGTATCCCGCTTCTGGAAATTATACTGTGAAAGTAACTGCCAAAAGCAGTAGCGGTCAAACCCTAACTAAGTCAACTGATATCAGCGTGTCTGTGGCACGTACCCTCGTTTGGTCTGATGAATTCAATACAGGCAGTGCACCTGATCCTGCAAAGTGGATTTACGATATTGGAACAGGTAGCAATGGTTGGGGTAATAATGAATTACAGTATTATACCAACCGTTCTGAAAATGCGAGCGTATCGAATGGAACTTTGAAGATTACCGCCAGAAGAGAGTCTTTCAGTGGTAGTGCTTTTACTTCTGCTCGTTTACTGACCAAGACAAAGTTTACCACTAAATATGGCAGGATTGAAGCAAGTATCAAATTGCCTGCTGGTGTGGGTACATGGCCGGCTTTCTGGATGCTTGGTGCTAATATTGATGCAGTGGGTTGGCCAGCTTGCGGTGAAATTGATATCATGGAGCATAAGGGTAGTGATGAAGGCCGTATTTATGGTACACTGCATTATCCCGGTCGCTCTGGTGGAAACGCCAACGGGTTAACAACAACTGTATCTAATGTGACCACTGAATTCCATTTATATGCAGTAGAGTGGACTGCTTCTACCATCAAGATTTCCGTTGATGGAAGAGAATTTTTCAGTTTCGCCAATAATAATACAGTGCCTTTTAACCATGAATTTTTCATCTTATTGAATCTGGCTATGGGTGGCACTTTCGGCGGACCAGTAGCACCCGCATTTACCAGCGGCACAATGGAAGTGGATTATGTACGTGTATACAATTAA
- a CDS encoding PKD domain-containing protein has translation MKKIFSMLPVFAMLLMLGACTKEKYAFGDIKAPTDLVLNTEVVGTNTSNPNGDGSGSVKITASGKGALSYKIDYGNGITEMVPEGAITYKYTTPGTNSYTITMTAIGTGGAMSTLSKRVTVFVNFQIPTAIMDALTGGGTKVWITDKDANGHFGVGPTSDFSPIWYAATPNSREACAYDDEISFVKNSNNTISMTVDNKGTSMSIGASTAFYGFSGGDGCYAINTGGTKQLAFSNATSASTPAVSTRIQFTVPGNGIINFGTGGTTYEILSATATTIHLRNIGSDGNAWYQKLKVK, from the coding sequence ATGAAAAAAATATTCTCTATGCTCCCGGTATTTGCCATGCTGTTGATGCTGGGTGCTTGTACAAAAGAAAAATATGCTTTTGGTGATATTAAAGCGCCAACAGACCTCGTGTTGAATACAGAAGTGGTAGGCACCAATACCTCTAATCCAAATGGAGATGGCAGCGGCAGTGTAAAGATCACAGCTTCCGGTAAGGGTGCGCTTTCTTACAAGATAGATTATGGTAATGGTATCACAGAAATGGTTCCTGAAGGTGCTATTACTTATAAGTACACAACGCCAGGTACCAACAGCTACACCATTACAATGACTGCTATAGGAACAGGTGGTGCAATGTCTACTTTAAGTAAGCGTGTAACTGTATTCGTGAATTTCCAGATACCAACTGCTATCATGGATGCATTAACAGGTGGTGGTACCAAGGTTTGGATCACCGATAAGGATGCAAACGGCCATTTTGGTGTAGGCCCAACAAGCGATTTTTCGCCCATCTGGTATGCAGCTACACCAAACAGTCGTGAAGCATGTGCTTATGATGATGAAATCAGCTTTGTAAAGAATTCAAATAATACCATTTCCATGACTGTAGACAATAAGGGAACTTCTATGTCTATTGGCGCTTCAACTGCCTTCTACGGTTTCAGTGGTGGTGATGGTTGTTATGCTATCAATACTGGTGGAACTAAGCAATTGGCATTCTCTAATGCCACATCTGCCAGTACACCTGCAGTTAGCACACGCATTCAGTTTACCGTACCAGGAAATGGAATTATTAATTTTGGTACTGGCGGTACTACTTATGAAATTCTCTCTGCTACTGCTACCACGATTCATTTGCGCAATATTGGCTCAGATGGCAACGCATGGTATCAGAAGTTGAAAGTGAAATAA
- a CDS encoding RagB/SusD family nutrient uptake outer membrane protein, with translation MKKTTIQFASIVLILLSLSACKKWVDYNPREDFRVTELDYLRSESDYRTMAVSVYTPLQWLNQQVPVADIASDNSVAGGENASDVLPLQQIDDYTHTAVNSTLAELWQAAYEGINRANYMHQYKDKNPAGTAVSFAGKDALYGEVYFLRAYYYFQLVRMFGDVPLFTDKRLGLTESKSLKRAPKADVYKAIEDDLARAIAALPAVQVEKGRITKYAAQALLGKVYIYQNKFDAAAPVLESIITSNAFTLVSNFGSIFLASGENGPESVFEIQYSNNSPYYNWGAVNRGQGNYSIQQNGVRGLSGTAAMPYAPGWSTNLPTQNLAAAYQAGDQRKEATLFDVEAYKNANPQLNVTYQVAPFKNTGLYNHKYLPRKGETSGQVELNYLNNFRTIRYAEVLLLAAEAFNRSSTPNDAKARGYLNQVRQRAFGNTSQNSTASGTTLRQAIWDERRLELAMEGDRFFDLVRTGQAVGKIPGFTAGKHEVFPIPQQEILISGLTQNPGY, from the coding sequence ATGAAAAAGACTACAATACAATTTGCAAGCATCGTGCTGATACTGCTTTCGCTCAGCGCCTGCAAAAAATGGGTTGATTATAACCCACGTGAAGATTTTCGTGTTACAGAATTAGATTACCTGCGTTCTGAGAGCGATTACCGTACCATGGCAGTTAGCGTATACACGCCCCTGCAGTGGTTAAACCAGCAGGTGCCTGTAGCAGATATTGCTTCTGATAATTCCGTAGCCGGTGGTGAAAACGCATCTGATGTTTTACCATTACAGCAAATAGATGATTACACCCATACAGCCGTTAACTCAACACTTGCTGAGTTGTGGCAGGCTGCTTATGAAGGCATCAACCGTGCTAACTATATGCATCAGTATAAGGATAAGAATCCTGCTGGTACTGCAGTAAGTTTTGCCGGTAAAGATGCCCTGTACGGCGAAGTTTATTTCTTACGTGCTTATTACTATTTCCAGTTGGTACGCATGTTCGGTGATGTGCCTTTGTTTACAGATAAGCGTTTGGGCCTCACAGAATCTAAATCATTGAAGCGTGCGCCAAAAGCAGATGTCTATAAAGCAATTGAAGATGATTTAGCTAGAGCCATTGCTGCCTTACCAGCAGTTCAGGTTGAAAAGGGTCGTATTACTAAGTATGCAGCACAGGCTTTGTTGGGTAAAGTGTATATCTATCAGAATAAGTTTGATGCAGCCGCACCTGTACTTGAGAGCATTATCACAAGCAATGCATTCACGCTGGTGTCTAATTTTGGTTCCATCTTCCTCGCTTCTGGAGAAAACGGTCCTGAAAGTGTATTTGAAATTCAATACTCCAACAATTCTCCATACTACAATTGGGGTGCTGTGAATCGTGGACAGGGTAACTATTCTATTCAGCAAAATGGTGTGCGTGGATTAAGCGGTACAGCTGCGATGCCTTATGCACCAGGCTGGAGTACTAACCTGCCTACGCAGAATCTGGCTGCTGCTTATCAGGCTGGCGATCAGCGTAAAGAAGCTACATTATTTGATGTGGAAGCTTACAAGAATGCCAATCCACAATTGAATGTAACTTATCAGGTTGCACCATTCAAGAATACCGGTTTGTATAACCACAAGTATTTGCCTCGTAAGGGCGAAACATCTGGTCAGGTTGAACTGAACTACCTGAATAATTTCCGCACCATTCGTTATGCTGAAGTATTGTTATTGGCTGCTGAAGCGTTCAATCGCTCATCTACGCCAAATGATGCAAAAGCACGTGGCTATCTGAATCAAGTAAGACAAAGAGCGTTTGGTAATACATCTCAGAACAGCACAGCTTCTGGTACAACACTGCGTCAAGCTATTTGGGATGAAAGACGATTGGAGCTTGCTATGGAAGGAGACCGCTTCTTTGATCTGGTGCGCACTGGACAAGCAGTGGGTAAAATCCCAGGCTTTACTGCTGGTAAGCATGAAGTGTTCCCGATACCACAGCAAGAAATATTGATATCTGGTTTAACACAAAATCCCGGGTACTAA